A window of the Brassica napus cultivar Da-Ae chromosome C5, Da-Ae, whole genome shotgun sequence genome harbors these coding sequences:
- the LOC125587903 gene encoding salicylate/benzoate carboxyl methyltransferase-like, producing the protein MDSRFNDTVHSLRYTDEKSDDEYAFVKALRMSGGVGANSYSANSLLQRRVLSMAKPVLVGNTEEMMMNLNFPNYIKVAELGCSSGQNTFLAISEIINTINVLCQNSNQNPPEIDCCLNDLPENDFNTTFKFVPFFNKEIMMTNQASCFVYGAPGSFYSRLFDIL; encoded by the exons ATGGATTCAAGATTCAACGATACCGTTCATTCCTTGAG GTATACTGATGAAAAGAGTGACGATGAGTATGCATTTGTGAAAGCTTTACGTATGAGTGGTGGAGTTGGAGCCAACAGTTACTCCGCCAATTCTCTACTTCAG AGAAGAGTTTTATCAATGGCCAAACCAGTCTTGGTAGGAAACACAGAAGAAATGAtgatgaatttaaacttccctAACTATATCAAAGTTGCTGAATTGGGTTGTTCCTCGGGgcaaaacacgtttttggcTATCTCTGAGATCATCAACACCATCAATGTGTTGTGCCAAAACTCGAATCAAAACCCTCCAGAAATCGACTGTTGTCTCAATGATCTTCCAGAAAACGATTTCAACACAACGTTCAAGTTCGTGCCCTTCTTCAACAAGGAGATCATGATGACAAACCAAGCATCGTGTTTCGTCTATGGAGCACCAGGTTCCTTTTACTCTAGGCTCTttgatatcttgtga